In Lautropia mirabilis, one DNA window encodes the following:
- a CDS encoding pilus assembly protein — MKMNEQDAVWGVARKGHRMRSAARLTQGVRLALAVLAGTTGVLAHAEMAQHSLIIADPPAVEPNVMFTLDDSGSMLFNYLPDTEINFQLYAIHPGEPAQVGTYEVKGALPSEYYALAARRRSPDVNLLYYDPRVLYLPWMKADGTREPKASPEAAYYFYGHSTVTVNLRGTYQLRPNDHKVCVRAARGWNDPCKQDYGINAVKPATYFLFKGRERLTREGITPREREQLLNDVRNYTRVSISEATSFQIDSDERTDCMKAANGVRTCTQEQEYQNFANWYQYHRFRHLLAVGAVSEAFARQVGSDVRVGYGRINKGSTSVDGRDTGVVERGVRRFQGADKDSFFNWLQRDVHPSGGTPLLGASISVGDYFSRDDMDGPWADQGPDGRKRMLSCRRSYHILMTDGQYNDLKTRKFENHAGIEDADGTPGPVIPASGRNAQYQYQPDDARNKLYPSPARRTLADIAMYYWNRDLLPRLPNNVPVDGDSPSFWQNVTMYTLGFGVDGSLPAGTPEIQTRTLERLASSELKWPETINDDSPEVIDDLWHAAVNGHGRYVNVKNSTSFLASMRKILAEIVNRNGSTAGVAVNSRALQANNQKFVPSFMTRSQTGNLMAYALDSKGEQGAPQWSAIDKLPHWSWRRAIVGNGNTSGERASKLYWSSDRPNDLPTSVKTMLLDTQGIARNQHAGNEAVARGRQLVAYLLGDGNYETTLFRARRGVLGQIINSTPVFIGAATNQGYASLPTELGGKHSGSSTYRAYLKGTKGRQNDKDKLVVVGANDGFVHAFRASDGVEHFAYAPYVVLQEMARLADKRQTGQRLLMDGPLVEADAHLGGRWQNVVVGSTGAGPKAVFALNMTGTADADLAPKALMWELDASRDRELGHVLAAPEVGVLRDGTWVAVFGNGYESESGRAQLFVVDLATGEVLKRLDTGVGSKTDRNGLGGVKLQRDGNQVITAALAGDLKGNMWKFDLASGDRSKWKVAFDRRPLFRTQDARPFTAAPVLVPHPRGGTMVLAGTGKLFEPGDERSRAQESLYGLWDQSTMVQDMEGEGANRRQVGWKWREGDPVEARFLVTRRQTVSADGRLAYESDPGKALNWALHRGWQIPLDMMRNKGLRLIAAPQMVSGMALFETMTPVVEVDYARNPCAEQVNVPGFSTFVEPITGGMATKQVIDTNHDGAIDNRDRIVSSWSVENWTGRSVVLNEEPPKPCSTAPCTAQPQQNLCPEGSLTSVAMTVESRQVLCVDVPTPTRWWWRELSVPDITYNAGATPTAPVGGATQGTLAGDGAPGATKGTAPRF, encoded by the coding sequence ATGAAGATGAATGAACAGGATGCTGTTTGGGGCGTTGCCCGGAAAGGGCATCGGATGCGGTCGGCTGCACGCCTGACGCAGGGGGTGAGGCTTGCCCTGGCGGTGTTGGCGGGTACGACCGGTGTGCTGGCGCATGCGGAGATGGCCCAGCACTCGCTGATCATCGCCGATCCTCCGGCGGTCGAGCCCAACGTGATGTTCACGCTGGATGACTCGGGCTCGATGCTGTTCAATTACCTGCCGGATACGGAGATCAATTTCCAGCTGTACGCCATCCACCCGGGTGAGCCGGCCCAGGTGGGGACCTACGAGGTGAAGGGGGCGCTGCCTTCGGAGTATTACGCGCTGGCCGCGCGCCGCCGTTCGCCGGACGTGAACCTGCTTTACTACGATCCGCGGGTTCTGTACCTGCCGTGGATGAAGGCCGATGGAACGCGTGAGCCCAAGGCCAGTCCCGAGGCTGCGTACTATTTTTACGGGCACAGCACGGTGACAGTGAATCTGCGTGGCACCTACCAGCTGCGGCCGAATGACCACAAGGTCTGCGTGCGGGCTGCCCGGGGGTGGAACGATCCTTGTAAACAGGATTACGGTATCAACGCCGTCAAACCAGCCACGTATTTCCTCTTCAAGGGCCGTGAAAGGCTCACGCGTGAGGGCATCACGCCTCGGGAGCGGGAGCAGCTGCTCAACGACGTCAGGAACTACACACGCGTTTCCATTTCGGAGGCGACCTCCTTCCAGATCGATTCCGACGAGCGCACGGACTGCATGAAGGCGGCCAACGGTGTGCGGACCTGCACGCAGGAGCAGGAATACCAGAACTTTGCCAACTGGTACCAGTACCATCGCTTCCGCCACCTGCTGGCCGTGGGGGCGGTCAGCGAGGCCTTCGCACGCCAGGTGGGCAGCGACGTGCGCGTGGGCTATGGGCGCATCAACAAGGGCTCCACCTCCGTCGATGGCCGTGACACGGGCGTGGTGGAGCGCGGCGTGCGCCGTTTCCAGGGAGCCGACAAGGACAGCTTCTTCAACTGGTTGCAGAGGGACGTGCACCCTTCGGGCGGGACGCCATTGCTGGGGGCCTCGATCTCGGTGGGTGACTATTTTTCGCGTGACGACATGGATGGGCCCTGGGCGGATCAGGGGCCGGACGGGCGCAAGCGCATGCTGAGTTGCCGTCGCTCCTACCATATCCTGATGACGGACGGTCAGTACAACGACCTCAAGACGAGAAAGTTCGAGAACCACGCAGGCATCGAGGATGCTGATGGAACGCCGGGGCCTGTCATTCCGGCTTCGGGCCGCAATGCGCAGTACCAGTATCAGCCGGATGATGCCAGGAACAAGCTCTATCCCAGCCCGGCCAGGAGGACACTGGCAGACATTGCCATGTACTACTGGAACCGTGACCTGTTGCCGCGGCTGCCGAACAATGTGCCGGTCGATGGTGACAGTCCGTCCTTCTGGCAGAACGTGACGATGTACACGCTGGGCTTTGGCGTGGATGGTAGTCTGCCGGCCGGGACGCCGGAGATCCAGACGAGAACGCTGGAGCGGTTGGCCAGCAGTGAGCTGAAATGGCCGGAAACGATCAACGACGATTCACCGGAGGTCATTGATGATCTCTGGCATGCGGCCGTCAATGGCCATGGCCGCTATGTGAACGTCAAGAACAGCACGAGCTTTCTGGCTTCGATGCGCAAGATCCTGGCCGAGATCGTCAATCGCAATGGTTCGACGGCCGGCGTGGCAGTGAACAGCCGCGCCTTGCAGGCCAACAACCAGAAGTTCGTGCCGTCCTTCATGACGCGCAGCCAGACCGGTAACCTGATGGCCTATGCGCTTGACAGCAAGGGCGAGCAGGGCGCACCGCAATGGAGTGCGATCGACAAGCTGCCGCACTGGAGCTGGCGTCGTGCCATCGTGGGCAACGGCAATACCTCGGGCGAGCGGGCCAGCAAGCTCTACTGGAGTTCTGACCGGCCCAACGATCTGCCTACGTCGGTCAAGACCATGCTGCTGGATACGCAGGGCATCGCACGCAATCAGCATGCCGGCAATGAGGCCGTGGCCCGCGGGCGCCAGCTGGTGGCCTACCTGCTGGGTGACGGCAACTATGAGACCACCCTGTTCAGGGCGCGTCGTGGCGTGCTGGGGCAGATCATAAACTCCACGCCGGTCTTCATCGGAGCGGCCACCAATCAGGGCTATGCCTCGCTGCCCACCGAGCTGGGCGGCAAGCATTCCGGCAGCAGCACCTACCGGGCGTACCTGAAGGGTACCAAGGGGCGGCAGAACGACAAGGACAAGCTGGTGGTGGTGGGCGCCAACGACGGCTTCGTGCACGCCTTCCGGGCCAGTGACGGGGTGGAGCACTTTGCCTATGCGCCCTACGTGGTGCTGCAGGAAATGGCTCGGCTGGCCGACAAGCGGCAGACCGGACAGCGGCTGCTGATGGACGGACCGCTGGTGGAGGCCGATGCCCATCTGGGGGGGCGATGGCAGAACGTGGTGGTGGGCAGCACGGGTGCCGGTCCGAAGGCGGTGTTTGCACTGAACATGACGGGCACGGCGGATGCTGACCTGGCCCCGAAGGCGCTGATGTGGGAGCTGGATGCCAGCCGGGATCGCGAGCTGGGCCATGTGCTGGCTGCGCCCGAAGTGGGCGTCCTGCGTGACGGCACCTGGGTGGCGGTTTTCGGTAATGGCTATGAAAGCGAATCGGGACGTGCCCAGCTCTTTGTGGTCGATCTGGCCACGGGTGAGGTGCTCAAGCGGCTGGATACCGGGGTGGGCTCGAAGACCGATCGCAACGGACTGGGCGGCGTGAAGCTGCAGCGTGACGGCAATCAGGTGATCACCGCTGCGCTGGCGGGTGACCTGAAGGGCAACATGTGGAAGTTCGATCTGGCCTCGGGGGATCGCAGCAAGTGGAAGGTGGCCTTCGACCGCCGGCCGCTGTTCAGGACCCAGGATGCTCGCCCGTTCACGGCCGCACCGGTGCTGGTGCCGCACCCGCGCGGCGGCACGATGGTGCTGGCCGGCACGGGCAAGCTCTTCGAGCCCGGCGACGAGCGCTCGCGGGCGCAGGAGTCGCTCTATGGTCTGTGGGATCAGTCGACGATGGTGCAGGACATGGAGGGCGAAGGGGCCAATCGGCGGCAGGTGGGCTGGAAGTGGCGCGAGGGGGATCCGGTCGAGGCCAGGTTCCTGGTGACGCGACGCCAGACCGTGTCGGCCGATGGGCGCCTGGCCTACGAGAGTGATCCCGGCAAGGCGCTGAACTGGGCGTTGCATCGGGGCTGGCAGATCCCGCTGGACATGATGCGCAACAAGGGGCTGCGCCTCATTGCGGCGCCGCAGATGGTCTCGGGCATGGCGCTGTTCGAGACCATGACGCCGGTGGTGGAGGTGGACTATGCCCGGAATCCCTGTGCCGAGCAGGTGAACGTGCCGGGCTTCAGCACCTTCGTCGAACCGATCACGGGGGGCATGGCCACCAAGCAGGTCATCGACACCAACCATGATGGAGCGATCGACAACCGCGACCGGATCGTGTCGAGCTGGAGCGTGGAGAACTGGACCGGTCGTTCGGTGGTCCTGAATGAGGAGCCTCCCAAGCCTTGCAGCACGGCGCCGTGCACGGCGCAGCCGCAGCAGAACCTGTGTCCGGAAGGATCCCTGACCAGTGTGGCCATGACGGTGGAGAGCCGCCAGGTGCTGTGTGTGGATGTCCCGACGCCGACCCGCTGGTGGTGGCGCGAGCTGTCCGTGCCTGATATCACCTACAACGCAGGTGCCACGCCGACGGCGCCTGTTGGAGGGGCTACTCAGGGAACACTGGCCGGTGATGGTGCCCCGGGTGCCACGAAGGGGACTGCCCCCCGCTTCTGA